The Lathyrus oleraceus cultivar Zhongwan6 chromosome 5, CAAS_Psat_ZW6_1.0, whole genome shotgun sequence genome includes the window ggcagttcttaacatggcgagcagttcaggaagagatttgtccatatcaatcatattgaaatttaggacaaattgactgaaactatctggcaacgattgcaagatcaagtcagttgcaagttccttttcgaggggaaaacccaatctctcaaggttttccacatacccaatcatcttgagtacatggggacctacaggggctccctcagctaacttgctttgaaaaagggcttttgaaacttcaaacctctcatgccttgcttgctcttgatagagcaacttcaggtgttcgatcatatcgaacgctgacatgttctcatgttgcttttgcaattctgagttcatggtagccagcatgagacaagcagtttcattggcatcatcgacatgcttcttataagcatctctttctgccttaggtgcagaactaggaggttcctcttcaggaacaggtgtctccaagacatacagctttttatcatgtttgaggacaatcctcaggtttcggtgccaatccaaaaaatttgtcccagacaatttttccttatcaaggattgatcgcaggatgttgttagaggtgtttgctgtcatggtaatctacataaggattaatgaaaatataagtatcattgacatattcaattaggcctttaattaaacatgctcccactattttactcaaaacaaatgaccctcatcatctgattcgaaaaatcccgttggaagattttctagtgggtcgagatccatatttcacttcgttctaagtccgcgtaggcggattacacaaaactaggttatttaggtaggaactccttccaattgtatctcatacaactctcgaaaatttcaattgggtgaataactccttattccaatccatcatatggattattcccaactcttgcttctaaacatatatataatcttattataatttgtttagttaagtttgacccattgttttaacagttggatattacaattatcccatcgcaccttactaatatatagatcatgcacctcgcgtaggcgaaacctacattatccattactagtcttgatgagtgttaaaacttggaaagcataaacttaatatttaattttgattgaattgcaattttctgatctcaccggcttgtttatcatataaaccgtctctcacatgcatcaacatacattcacatgcatcaacatacatacaaacaaaatgaaacaattatggcccctagcgcaattgttctcccaagccaatgagagaacctaagctaacctacaacgatctaagcttctccaagcaagatcttcaaggttgtcctcctttggcactgacttctttgctttcttcatatcattacattatatgaaagaaactcgttttacatacgagggagtgagatgagaaaataagttacatttgggagattaagagagaggcacgacacgcaggtcgtattttaaaaacccaaaataaaacaaaggaaaactaaggccataaccgatcaccacaagaaaataataaacactttattattattataattaattcctttaattaattaaaatcaaattaaatttcgacgaccgatcatcacattttaatgaacaattcatttaaaatcgatgtcgcttttcgtatcaacacttgacacttttaaagcactgagttagccgaatgggcgaaaatttccttgcgttaaccggttaaccatatgcgttaaccggttaacactgttttgaaatctgaaaaattgttttctgccttgcgttaaccggttaaccaaatccgttaaccggttaacactgtttgaaaatgtcttggaaaactgttttccgccttgcgttaaccggttaaccaaatgcgttaaccggttaacactgtttgaaaatctcaaaaaaaatatttcgcattccgttaaccggttaaccatacgcgttaaccggttaacactgttccaaaaagtgtttaggaagcacaactcttgtgcgttcaaaccccaatcgcataactctctgacaacacaacccttgtgtcgtcactaaccctaatgcaccaatttcagaccgtcaaacacgtctcgattgttaattcagtatgattgatcaacacgtcattgcttcaccatactaatgtcggatcaagaagcaaacgatcattgatcgctcaaaggaaaacaatcatcgaggtttttgaatgaacgaaacaagaacattatatcatatataatgtattttgcatcagggttacatatatcacatatatgtaacttgatcgatctcaatttaacctttgattcattctgttttaatcatattattacataacaaaaacagatatcagattcatggtttcgtaagtggctctgataccactgtaggaaaatagccatccaaggcgcagcggaatttaaaaatttctccatttagtgatccttacgaatgggcatgatcagtgatagaatcgttacctcttgtggcgattcaaacctttggtgcagatctttGATAATtatcaaaacctttgatacagatccacggggcgatcacgaacgttgaacgatgacaacgtctctactcagtccacacgaacggattccttcaatcgcagtgctagctgttatgaatgaaggctttgagtgagagagagatacgaaattccaactcttcagttgtgttgtattcccatacaaagcttctgcacaagagctctatttatagaaccacttgtgtgggcttcaagccaaaaagcccacttaagtgcattttggcctatatctcataatatgccaaaatcacttaagtacttggtaccttaccatatttcgtattctgcttaagtacaccgtaccttacgatgttccttaattattctatctctcatcaatccgtcctttgtgtgtgaccctataggttttcgcgacgttggcaattatattaaatcacgcatttaacataataaacagtgagcggtatctagcaacacatcactgctacccaagtcacgaaaatgtcatgtgatctgacaaaacctcctgtgataataattatgtgtataattacccctttgcccttatgtctatattgaacacaaggtatagaccgtgtcacccttgtccagttcaatattgggcccatagacatttatcctgttacgcaggattggcaaattccatctaggacactcatgtccctcagcatgctttgtggagtactcatcaactgtctttatggtcatccagttacggataacgttggatcagtaataaggcactcaactctacatctaggatccatagtggtttcaggtcgaagagtggtatacactattatcaccatgagaataacttatgacactttgcataactttctatatagtattctcatagcgggtcaatccggtataaatattactcctaatattcatacccatgtttaagacttgataactctttatccatgatccatgagatgtgatcatcagtctacaaacataatagtctttatgctttaatgttatcccacttcacactaaagctcgactacggatactttaagaatagtgtccttatgtttaatgtgttctcatgattaagtcacacttaatacattaaacggactatctattccagggactttattaatcaaccataataaagaaaaatgccttttattattaataaataattcgatacaagtaccaaaagtattggcctctagggcttacaccaacaataaaTTCATTGAGAtacatgtcatttttgaatcaaaataggacttaaccaattgtgaggaagatttccattgtacactaaatgcgggaaaccgaacattatttcaactcattgttatcatgctaaatcatgcattaatctatttttgtgaaaattgtgaaaatgatagaggcgttgtttgttatgagaaaaaccacttggccaaaaagttttgaatcaactaaccttgtgaggagtgatccttagttaacccccttttGAGCTtgttttaggattcatttgattgataagtgtaaagtcaattgaaaattttgtgaataaatgaatcctaatttctttcgttTCAATTGAACCTTCAAACCGAGTTTGTTTGCAAAGTTTGCATTTCGCCTATCTCTAAGTAGGGAACATTcttgaataaatttggttttgaaatctaaagttggggagagtaaaagagctgattagaaacttggaaaagtgatGTTTTATAAAAGGGTGAAAGtgtgaaaagaaacaagaaaaagaaatcacccttgaaactatagagcaaagaaaaagaaagaaaaaaacaaagaaaaagctcatggttgtgtggatgtgaaaaataagaaaagaaacAAAATGGGGATCAAAGAAATGAAAATTGTTGTAGAGTTGAATGtatgggaatgctcccttaggataggcgtttttgttgaattctcttaatcatatcctttcttgtaacccaagccacattacaacctttgaaagacctcttgattctcattcTTCATATGATTTAGTATTTGCTTTGATGACCGAATGATTcgagttgttgttgatttaattgtttggatgagtgaaagtaaaccttcatgtttattcatcattattatgatgtgtgtgtaagtttgattcaattttgacatgtatTGCTTTGAATTCTTTGGTATGATATTTGCACCCAACCATTgctcttattcatgttttgtctagcattgagataggtggattgagaaagtatcatacacttttgaaccatttgaacGTTCTTGGTTAATCCTTATTTCAATTTATTGTTTTATTGCTTTGGTTGTTTTGGTgaaaacttttgtttagggacaaacaaaatgataagttggggagagttgttagggaccaattaaTATTACTTTtcatataattttattggtcccttttaccattttttgattgaattacacacttttatccttacaattttgtataaatgcaatttAGTTTAAGTGATTATGTTTTAAGTAGATATTTTACGTATTTGTTAGCTTTGTAGagtttttggacaagagagcatCGAAGTGCATAAGCATAATTTGCAAGAAGTTTCAATGGCAATTTGGAGGAATAATTTGGAAGAATAGCACTTGGGAGAATTATTGAATGAAGCTTGTAAGGCAAGGAAGTTGAATTtgcttcagttcgcgccgcgactagggatggcgccgcgaaccttgcgaaacCAGCAAGCAGTTTGTTTGGGCCAAGTGTTCTGTTTTCAAGCCAACTTTAGTGTGACAGTTTTGGATCTTTTTTAGAGTActtttcagttttagatgaaaatgaacattttaggaaaggttaaactctttaagaaaacagaatggaaaaGATAGAAACATTCATTCATAGATACACATATTGTAAGAGAAAAACAGAGATTATTTTGCCATTGCATTTTGCtgtccaaaatgatgatgaggagctaaaccccattttgtcaagattggaggtagtagttattcttatttgtttatgtattccatttgactCTTGTATAGGATAAAAGGTTGTTGATGTATTGAAGaatatttttgccctaagttaaatatttagatttgagtagttgttgagaaagattattcaagtcttgacttaaaatatactttcaagtagtgaatgagttgtagaaatagatttatacactactcttcttttgtatcaaacattaaagattgctatattgatagttaggtagagaaattatttaaccattaatatagtgattatcacaatatcatttagagataaatgatattgagaggatacttgaatatcatcaataatcttaattctatatagttgtcataaggaatcataagaAATTTGAATAGTAAACTCCAATCTTGTCGAGccttttatatttgattaaaactattttattgttttaatgatattttactcaaaagataacttttcaaacaaaacaacttggttacattttgaacttataacaatttgaattatagaacggcggcAATAACAACCAgtctctgtggatacgatattaaaatatttgaCGAAAATAATTTTTCACACAAATATTAAATAACTTTTCTCCTAGTatggattttgagaattttgaggCATTCAAAATTTTTCGTGAGCAACCTCCCATTCTTCAAACCACTGTTAATCCGTCCACAACTACTGCCCCTCCTATACCTACCTCAACACAATCATTAGGTCGTGGTCACCACGTTCGAGTACGTGCAAGATGTGGAACTGGTAGTCATTTCGTCGATGAAGATCCCAATCAACGTCGCAATTAACTTCTTTTTAATCTCTTTTTCTTTGTAATTATAGTTAAAAAATATTAAGAAAGTAAACATTGTAAGTATCgtttttaattaatattatatgaaattatattttttatttaatttttaaagtTTACTAAAAATAATATGTAATCATCTATTAATAAATTTATTGTAAGTAtcattaatttttcatttttattaaaaatattatgtaacaattaatttaatttgttaaaaaaaaaattaagttttctttttaatattaatttttatgTAATATTAAATATTACATAAAAAGCTATATAATTTCgaaattttaattaattattaataaatattttttaataatatgTCACTATTTATTActattaattttatttttagaacaatttattatttaattttattttaaatattaatttttaattagtattatatatttattacaaatattatataaaaataatataactaattaatattaaataattatgaaaaatattatatAACAAAGTATTTagtttattaaaaaaatattttaatttttattaaatataatattttaattaatttttaatattaattaatttttttattcattttaaattaattcaaaaattaaataaaacaaaaaaaataaaaaatattacataaaaattaatattaaaaagaaaacttaatttttttttttaacaaattaaattaattgttacataatatttttaataaaaatgaaaaattaatgaTACTTACAATAAATTTATTAATAGATGATTACATATTATTTTTAGTAAActttaaatattaattaatttttttattcattttaaattaattcaaaaattaaataaaacaaaaaaaataaaataaaataatacacTCTCCATCCGAGATGGCGCACCCCAACTAAACCTTCGGGGGTGTCCGCCATCTTGGATGAAGTCCCCTGGAAAAGAAAAAAATTCACCACTGTGGCATGGAGGTCAAACTCTCTTATTTGCATGGTTAAAGGAAATTTTACCGACTACTGCTACAGTTCAGTTTGGTTATTTGCATGGTTCGATTGTAGTTTTATCTCACTTATTAGATACTGTTCAAAGTTTTAAACATTGTGTTACATTCAAGTGGATCTGTGGTAATTTAATTTACTTGATGAGTTTCGTTTCAACTTAAATAACCTTTCAAAAGGCATTGTTTAGCAATCAAGTACTCCACCGTTTAAAGGATCGAGCTTTTCATAACATGTCCCTGTAAAGAAAGACATGGAGGGAAACAAGAAGAATCCTCCATAAAAAAATCACTGGTGTGGAAGAATCCAATTCAATTTCTTTTCATGGTTTACTGAAACAACGAATTTGCACAATTATAATGTTTAAGCAAAAGAAATTTTTTCAAATTAAAGTCAACTGATGTTCTTATACATAGAGACACGACATGGTAGGAGGACTAGACAAAAGTGAAAACGCAAGACACTTTATGAATAGTCAAGTTTCAACTGTACAACGTTAACCGCTAGAAACCTGACATCATACTGGTCAAGATCTGAAGCTGGGTTATCTTAGGTAATGATATTGTTTCTTGAAACAAATAGATGACCATAGCTGATCAGAAAAACTTGCTATAATAAGATCTTTAAATGAtgattttttaaataaataaaaaatcaacaAAATCAGTTGACAATGAAGATCTATCCACAAGTAGCAGGGACATTACCAACGGAGACATAAAGAGTACATGACTAAATCCAAATATTCACTCTTTTAACTTTGTCAGAATATGTAAAATGACCCAGATTCAACAAATATAAACAAAATTTTAGTCATTATTTGATGCTACCTGAACAAATTTTGAAAACCTAACCTGCATCTTGCCCAGATTAATAAGTATTTTGCATTAAAAACTAGTAAAATCTAGTGTTCTAGATCAATGTTAGTCCTAGCATTGTTGAAATCAGAAATTTATTATGCCAATAATATTGTGGTATCAATGTTCTATTCTGCTACAAACATATAGTGTGAACAATTGCAACCAAAATTTAACAGGGTGAAGAACTTTATCTAATGGAGAGAAACAACAACACTATATATAATTTTTCTAACCAAAAGTTACAGCTTTACAAGAAACTTCTTGCTGATGGATTCAAATCCTGCTACTCTTTCCTGACCTGCTTCGCCGATAGCTCTTCAGAGGTGTCAAATAGAATCTTAATAGACCAGTGTCAACATTACTCGACGAATACCTAACACTTCGATTCCTTTGAAGCGTAAGCTCTTGTCTTCCATTCAAAACATTGCCTTTGGTTTCAGGACCTGCAAGGCCATTGACAAAACCAGGCACTCTACTATGATTTCTACAACTAACACTATAGCTACGAATAAGCTTCTCACTAACCGATTCGCTCCCTTGTCCATTAACAACCCTCCTAAGCTTCTGCCAAGACTCGGCAATTGGCTTATTAACAACATCACCAGAAACACATTCTTCCTCTCCCAACTTATCTTCCTTTCTCCTCTGTATTAATCCCAATTTATTCCACAACTTGCCCCATTTGTGAAACTTGTTCGGCCCCTTTTGATCAACTCCAATTTCAACATCACAAGCTTCCTTAGAAGAAGACCCTGTTGTACAATCAGAATGAACAATACCATTGTTCTTAGGATTCAGATTAGCACCCCTCAAATCTTCCTCAGTGATCAAGACTTTTGCACCATAGAATAACTCAGTTGTGGCCGGTGAAACCTTGGCATTAGATATCACTCTCAATTCATCAACATCTCCAATCACCATCGATTTCCTACGAGAATTTGACCTATCAAAACTTCTCCTTCTCCGATCGGAATAATAATGCTTTGTCTGATCTGAACCACCAGGATAATGCtctccaccaccaccaccaccaccactTTCCAAATTCACCAcctcttcttctccttcttcttcttcctcaacCAAAACCCTATCACCATTAATAGCAACCATTGGGGAAAACCTCGGACACGCTTTCCCAATCAAATAACCATCCCAAGAAGCCCGAGGTGCATCAAATGAAAACCTCGAATCATCCACAGATAACCTAGGATCAGTATCACATGATCTTCTTCCCAATGATAAACCATACTCTCCAACCTCCGATTGCGTCTCTCTAAAATTCCTTGTCCTACGCTTCTCAACCTCCCTGCTCGTTAAACCAACACCATTGCCGATGACAGAACCGTCGCAAGCACCACCGCTTCTCTTCAACTTCTGTTTCCGCTTCCATTTCCTCAATCTTTTGCTGAAAACCGAAGCCGCGTCCCAGAAACTCCCTCTTGAATCTCTTCCCCCGTTCTTCCCTCTACGAATTTCAAGATCTATAAACTCCTTCATCGTCTTCGTCTCTTCGTCATTTTCGACTAAAACCCTAAGAGTGTCGCCGCCGTCGAAATCACTAATCTCAACACCGGATATTTCGACATTCCGATTCGAAGtctgcttcttcttcttctcatCGGCGAGATTGAAGAGGTCCGACAGCGTTCCACGCTGGAGCTCCGGTACAGCGAGGATCTCGCAGGACCTACGGCGGGGTTCGACTGCGGCGGAAGTTCGACCGCTGCCGGAACAAGATTTGGTACGGCGGAGTTCGGGGTCAGTGGAAGAGGATTCGATGCCGGAGAGACGTTCGGTGAGGCAGGAAGCGCAGAAACCGGTGATGGGTTTGGAAGGGTGGCGGTGACAGGTGGTTAAACGACGCGTTTTGGAAGTCATGGGTGGAAGTGGAAGGAAAGTATAACAGTGCGTGAGAGCATGTTAGTTACAGTGGAAGTGAAAGCTCACTGAATGAAGGGACATAACATAATTAGTATTCAGTGTTAAAGGGTATAAGTGGTTCTTTCTTTCCCAATCCTACACTCTTCATGTTATTAGGACCACACGCATCACAGATCAATAATATCATGACCCAATATCAAAATTACCTATTAGGACTCTTTTACCAATAGGAACTTCTATTTTACTCCATGCTTCTAACATTTTGTAAAAATGTCTTATTTTACTTTTACAAAAGAGAAATGCTAAGtcaaaattttcacaaaaaagAAAAACGGAACCGGACTCTCTTAATGTTTATTTAGAAATAGAGTATGATAAAAAAATAGTATCTTTAAATATTAATTGGAATTTAATGTTTGGTATGAAATTTGATTCATCATACGCGGTTTATTAATTTTGACTCGCATATGGTGCAAATATGGGCTTTCGTGTTAGAAAGCACTATGTGAATAAGAATAAAAAGATGGATCTATATCATTGTGTAGATTTGTTTGTTGCAAGGAAGGACTACGAAAGGAAGATAAGAGAGATGCTTTTGTTAGCACCATAGAACCGAGACCAGAACGAATTGCAAAGCATGGAATTCTATTGTATTGAAGAATGAAAAGTTTGTCATCAAGTCCAAGCATTTGAAATTAATTTAGCCGATATACATGTGTTTTTCAACTTATGAGCACACATGAAGGGCATAGTTCTAACCTTGGATATACATGTGTTGATATAAAAAATCATCTCAATGCAAGAAGAAAAAAAAGTATGGTTTACATCGAGTATGGATGTCTTTTCCAATACTTTCAACGACAATTGTTAGAAAATCCATCGTTCTTCTATACATACCAGATGATTATATATGAACAAATTACAAATGTGTTTTGGTGTTATGCAAATATGGTTTTAGACTATGGGTATTTTGGTGACGTTGTTTCATTGACACAACATATTGTAACATTCATGCCAATAAACTGTTTGCTCTATTTTCTTGTTTTAACCACTATAGAGGCTCGGTCATTTTTGGTGCATCATTATTGTATGATGAGACAATTCAGTCCTTTAAATGGTTGTTTCATACATTTTAACAGGTGCGTAACAAAAAAGTCAAAGATTGTGTTTAATGACCAGTATCAGGCGATGTCTAGAGCACTTGTTGAAGTGATACTTGAGACTCATCACGATATATGTACCTGACACTTGTTACAAAACACAATCAAACAACTTGGGAACTTGATGAAGGGTGAAAGTTATTCTTTAGGAGATTTCACGAAAATCATGTATGAATTTGACAATGAAGCAGAATTTTAGGCAAATTGGTCTTATTTAGTGAACAACTATAATGTTCATGAAAATAATTGGATCAAAtcaatttattattattaaaagaAATGGGTTCCGTGCTACATGGAGAAAACATTCACATAAAGTATTTGAGATTTGTCAAAATGAGTTTACCTTATTCTTAGTTTTAACGATATCAGAGAGGAATGAGTTTCACTCTTTATGTGAATATGTCATCACTATGGTCAACCATGAAGGAACTTGGAAAGTATCATTTGACATTGCTTCAACTTCCATTAGTTATAGGTGTAGAAAATTTGAAACATTTCGCACACTTTGTTCACATGCATTAAAAGTGTTTGAAGTGAACGATGTTAAATTTTTTCCGAGGAGTATATTTTAAGAAGGTGAGCAAGAGATGTTCGTTGCGGCATTGTGCAAGATTGTATGGGAAAAAAGGTTAAAGGAGAACCAAATTTATCTACGACATGAAAACTTAGACAAGATGTCTATAAATTTATTAGAGAGGCGACTgaggcatcacccaacaaaggGTTTCTCGAGTTTGTTGATGATAATGTATAAGTCACGCGTAAGAAAATTATGGAACTTTGCATACAATCCAAGAACAATGATAACGATAATAGTGATAATTAGAAACTtcaatgtcatgatgttatgtAACCAAAGGGATTCAAGAAATGACATGGCTTAAAGAGATATAAACGACTCAAGAGTTGGCTTGAGATTCAAGGTACTACAAAAAAAAGGGCTCCACCTAGAGAGAAACCATGTAGTCAAGTATATTAGGTATATAAGTCGATGTGTAGATCCTTGATTTAGTTTTATATGTATTATCATTTATTTTAACTTTACCTAATTGTTTTAGGACAAAAAAATTAACAAGTCTAATGATTGATAAAGTATCCTGTTCAACACCTTTACCTTATGAGCCTCCACAAACACAAGAGGATTAATTTAGCTTCACTGTATTTTTCAcggatttttttttgaaaaggaATCATCATTTTATCTTGATGTTAATTATCTTTTGTTATCATGTAGACACCCTTAAATGAAACTGATATTGCAACATTACTCTGATTAAGGTTGATTAATTACCAAGTTATACTTTTGTTAAATAAACGATGTTTAATATAATTTTTATCACTTAGTGAATTTAGAATTGGGAGTTGAGAAATGTAATTAATTAGTTCATGTTAATTTGGTGTTTTGGAAGATGAAATTATTTTGTATTTTCTCGATGATTGTAATTATAGGTGTTCAAAATCGAAATAGCTCAATTGATTATAAGTTTTAAAAGTTATAATTAATTAATCatatattattattttctaaCATTGGAAATTAGCCACTTTTCAAGATTTGAGAGCGATGCCCAGGGAAAATTTTgcaaagtcttcaacaacaaaaGGTGGGGGGAAGATTATGTACACGTTTCGACGGTTAGCGTAAAATAGTTTAATATATATGTGTAGTGGTGGCCCAAGCCCTACTAGAGATAAATAAGTAAGGAGAAGATATTATCAGATAATAATTTTCATGAATCACTAAACGAGGTTACGACGACCTTAATTATTTATCATATGAATAATCTATGACAGTTTGAGGTTGTATTGTGCTTGGATTATTTGATTAATTATCTAATTTTGTATTCATTGATACTTGAATGATTGTGCTTTTTAGACTAAGAATATCTACTCAAAACATAATCAATTAaacttaattgcatatttactaaattgtgaggataaaagtgtgtaattcaataataaaatggtaaaagggaccaataaaaatatatgaaaagtagtgataattggcccctaacaactctccctaacttatcattttgtttgtccctaaacaaaagttttcACCAAAACAATCAAAGTAATGAAACAAtagattgaaacaaggattaaccaaagacattcaaatggttcaaaagtgtacgacactttctcaatccacctgcctcaatgctagacaaaacatgaataagaaCAATGGTTGGGTGAAAATGACATACCAAGGAATTCAAAACAatacatgt containing:
- the LOC127084623 gene encoding protein OCTOPUS, producing MTSKTRRLTTCHRHPSKPITGFCASCLTERLSGIESSSTDPELRRTKSCSGSGRTSAAVEPRRRSCEILAVPELQRGTLSDLFNLADEKKKKQTSNRNVEISGVEISDFDGGDTLRVLVENDEETKTMKEFIDLEIRRGKNGGRDSRGSFWDAASVFSKRLRKWKRKQKLKRSGGACDGSVIGNGVGLTSREVEKRRTRNFRETQSEVGEYGLSLGRRSCDTDPRLSVDDSRFSFDAPRASWDGYLIGKACPRFSPMVAINGDRVLVEEEEEGEEEVVNLESGGGGGGGEHYPGGSDQTKHYYSDRRRRSFDRSNSRRKSMVIGDVDELRVISNAKVSPATTELFYGAKVLITEEDLRGANLNPKNNGIVHSDCTTGSSSKEACDVEIGVDQKGPNKFHKWGKLWNKLGLIQRRKEDKLGEEECVSGDVVNKPIAESWQKLRRVVNGQGSESVSEKLIRSYSVSCRNHSRVPGFVNGLAGPETKGNVLNGRQELTLQRNRSVRYSSSNVDTGLLRFYLTPLKSYRRSRSGKSSRI